The Bacteroidota bacterium genome contains a region encoding:
- a CDS encoding glycosyltransferase family 4 protein, with amino-acid sequence MKSILFLTLHRPDRSPSQRFRFEQYLEFLQANGFLVEHFYLLNERDDKLFYSHNALGKIKILITSVFKLYSKYRSTKKDTIVFVQRECFMLGSAYFEKLFRNKCKLIFDFDDSIWLQNVSDKNKLWSFLKNPSKTSHIIQMANCVVAGNQYLADYALRFNKNVTIIPTTIDTAEYYFVKENQKPKDTVCIGWSGSVTTIQHFQYVVGALLLLKKKYGDKIYFKVIGDGSFKHKELNIAGLPWKKASEINDLAEIDIGIMPLPDDEWASGKCGLKGLQYMSLGIPTIMSPVGVNSEIIKDGENGFLAQDDNEWVAKLSRLIESPELRSGIGLQGRKSVVEKYSVEANKNHYLQLFNSL; translated from the coding sequence GTGAAAAGTATTTTATTCCTTACCCTCCATCGCCCCGATCGCTCTCCCAGTCAGCGTTTTCGATTTGAACAATACTTGGAATTTCTTCAAGCGAATGGTTTTTTAGTGGAACATTTTTATTTACTCAATGAGCGAGACGATAAGCTATTTTATTCGCACAATGCCTTGGGTAAAATTAAAATTTTGATTACAAGTGTTTTTAAACTGTACTCAAAATATCGCTCTACAAAAAAGGATACGATAGTTTTTGTGCAACGCGAATGTTTTATGCTAGGCAGCGCCTATTTCGAAAAACTTTTTCGCAACAAATGCAAACTCATTTTTGATTTTGACGATAGCATCTGGCTTCAGAATGTATCGGACAAAAATAAACTTTGGTCCTTTTTAAAAAATCCATCTAAAACCTCGCACATCATTCAAATGGCTAATTGCGTGGTCGCCGGGAATCAATACTTAGCCGACTACGCTCTCCGTTTTAATAAAAATGTTACTATCATACCAACCACCATCGATACCGCCGAATATTATTTTGTAAAAGAAAATCAAAAGCCCAAAGACACCGTTTGCATTGGATGGAGTGGGAGTGTAACCACCATACAACATTTTCAATATGTGGTGGGTGCTTTGTTGTTATTGAAGAAAAAGTATGGGGATAAAATTTACTTTAAAGTAATTGGCGACGGAAGCTTTAAGCATAAAGAGCTTAATATTGCTGGTCTTCCTTGGAAGAAGGCGAGTGAAATAAATGACTTAGCCGAAATTGATATTGGTATTATGCCTTTGCCGGATGATGAGTGGGCAAGTGGAAAATGCGGTTTAAAAGGCTTACAATATATGTCGCTTGGAATCCCCACCATAATGAGTCCGGTTGGCGTAAATTCAGAGATTATTAAGGATGGTGAAAATGGTTTTCTTGCACAGGACGATAACGAATGGGTAGCAAAATTAAGCCGACTCATTGAATCTCCTGAACTTCGCTCTGGTATTGGATTACAAGGTCGAAAAAGTGTAGTTGAAAAGTACTCAGTGGAAGCAAATAAAAATCATTACCTCCAACTTTTTAATAGCTTGTAA
- a CDS encoding glycosyltransferase encodes MNSLYISYDGMTDTLGQSQVIPYLIGLAQNGYAITLISCEKREAFSKNEGLISKLLKTHNIDWHPLFYTKRPPVISTLMDIYKMKRKVDTLHAQKQFKLVHCRSYITSLIGVEFSKKHSIPFVFDMRGFWADERIEGNIWSLKNPIFKVIYSFFKKKELAFVNQAAAIVSLTHAGKREIQQWNIRPAQKEKIHVIPCSADFDLFAPATAEMRSISRKHAGFATSDFVLVYLGSIGTWYLLDEMLDFFVALKSKIPEAKFYFITGENTENLLAKAKEKGIDASDVYIEFANRKQVPEKLAAADWGISFIKPSYSKTASSPTKMGELLAMGIPLIVNGKVGDVQEIIEQVNGGICLDSFSQTVYMDAVTSMQPGISATPLSIREKSFAIYSLQKAVKAYVGIYDSLLK; translated from the coding sequence TCCTACGACGGGATGACTGATACTTTGGGTCAATCTCAGGTTATTCCTTATTTAATTGGTTTGGCGCAAAATGGATATGCTATAACCCTTATTAGTTGCGAGAAAAGGGAGGCTTTTTCAAAGAATGAGGGACTCATTTCTAAGCTGTTAAAAACCCATAACATCGACTGGCACCCTTTATTTTATACCAAGCGACCACCGGTTATTTCTACTTTGATGGACATTTATAAAATGAAGCGAAAGGTAGATACACTGCATGCTCAAAAGCAATTTAAATTGGTGCATTGCCGCAGTTACATAACTTCATTGATTGGGGTGGAATTTAGTAAAAAGCACTCCATCCCTTTTGTGTTTGATATGCGTGGCTTTTGGGCAGATGAGCGTATTGAAGGTAACATTTGGAGTCTCAAAAACCCTATTTTTAAAGTCATCTATTCTTTTTTTAAGAAGAAAGAGCTTGCATTTGTAAATCAAGCTGCTGCAATTGTAAGCCTTACGCATGCCGGAAAACGTGAAATTCAGCAATGGAATATTAGACCTGCACAAAAAGAAAAAATTCATGTGATTCCTTGTAGTGCTGATTTTGATTTGTTTGCTCCGGCTACAGCCGAGATGCGAAGCATTTCTAGAAAGCACGCCGGTTTTGCAACTTCAGATTTTGTGCTTGTTTACCTTGGTTCAATTGGAACCTGGTATTTATTAGATGAGATGCTTGATTTTTTTGTTGCCTTGAAATCAAAAATACCGGAAGCAAAATTTTATTTCATTACCGGCGAAAACACTGAAAATTTGCTCGCAAAAGCGAAAGAAAAGGGGATTGATGCATCAGATGTTTATATTGAGTTTGCAAATCGTAAGCAAGTACCCGAAAAATTAGCTGCAGCCGATTGGGGAATTTCTTTTATTAAGCCCAGTTATTCTAAAACAGCCAGCTCGCCTACAAAAATGGGCGAATTACTTGCCATGGGAATACCGCTAATTGTAAATGGAAAAGTAGGAGATGTGCAAGAAATTATTGAACAAGTGAATGGTGGAATTTGTTTGGATTCCTTTTCCCAAACAGTTTATATGGATGCAGTTACTTCCATGCAACCAGGGATTTCAGCAACACCTTTAAGCATCCGCGAAAAGAGTTTTGCCATTTATAGTTTGCAAAAAGCGGTAAAAGCATATGTGGGTATTTATGACTCACTTTTAAAATAG